From the genome of Rhizobium leguminosarum, one region includes:
- a CDS encoding fatty acid desaturase family protein, with protein MVSDQTWQLTNARYESFRFSAEVKKALAELRPDNITGALYIAKDYAVIVLFALLCVKLSWWFYPLALLFIGAHQRGLTTIAHDAAHRTLARNGTLNYALGILFAAYPLFQKHWAYRVSHVYLHHPHLGDPDKDPDLKFFLESGVYKVRHPVRYITDIILLPLFGAATIGYLRYLFTHRFKVTGVEKSKLDSKALFIDKVGFYAFWTTILVGSYWLNLLDDVALFWIVPYLTTFQALGWFIEIAEHSPMCETEKTNLFLTRNRKGNCIERLLLGVNLDEYHLEHHLSPGIPFWLLKKAQKIRMRDPNYAEVAATWGGLFVRGPQGQRSVMSQLMERNERLYWQHKYGTDAAKIPLSVGLA; from the coding sequence ATGGTATCTGATCAGACTTGGCAACTCACGAATGCCCGCTACGAAAGCTTCCGCTTTTCGGCGGAGGTGAAAAAAGCGTTGGCTGAATTGCGTCCAGACAACATCACCGGTGCTCTCTACATCGCAAAAGATTATGCGGTCATTGTTCTTTTCGCCCTTCTTTGCGTCAAGCTTTCCTGGTGGTTCTATCCCCTAGCTTTGCTTTTCATCGGCGCGCACCAGCGGGGCCTGACCACGATAGCCCATGATGCAGCCCATCGAACGCTGGCAAGGAACGGCACGCTTAACTACGCGCTCGGAATTCTATTCGCCGCTTATCCATTGTTTCAGAAGCACTGGGCCTACAGGGTATCTCACGTCTATCTCCACCATCCGCACCTCGGCGATCCAGACAAGGATCCGGACCTGAAATTCTTTCTTGAAAGCGGTGTCTACAAAGTCCGCCATCCCGTTCGATACATAACGGATATCATCCTATTGCCGCTCTTTGGGGCCGCCACGATTGGATACTTGCGATATCTGTTCACTCACCGTTTCAAGGTCACCGGAGTTGAGAAATCCAAGTTGGATAGCAAGGCTCTCTTTATAGACAAGGTCGGCTTCTACGCATTTTGGACCACTATCCTCGTCGGTTCCTATTGGTTGAATTTACTGGATGACGTCGCACTGTTCTGGATCGTGCCGTATCTCACGACATTTCAGGCGCTTGGCTGGTTCATCGAGATCGCGGAACACTCGCCCATGTGTGAGACGGAAAAGACCAATCTTTTCCTGACGCGTAACAGAAAGGGTAATTGCATCGAGCGACTTCTGCTTGGCGTCAATCTCGATGAATACCATCTCGAACATCATCTTTCTCCCGGCATCCCTTTCTGGCTTCTTAAAAAAGCCCAGAAAATACGCATGCGGGACCCGAATTACGCCGAAGTTGCAGCGACCTGGGGAGGCTTGTTCGTTCGAGGACCTCAAGGGCAGCGAAGCGTCATGAGCCAGCTGATGGAGCGAAATGAAAGGCTCTATTGGCAGCATAAATATGGAACCGATGCAGCCAAGATTCCGCTATCCGTGGGCCTAGCCTGA
- a CDS encoding O-acetylhomoserine aminocarboxypropyltransferase/cysteine synthase family protein, with product MLDFIPNPQASKWENPETAVLHAGFRHDPATRAVSVPIYQNTAYELDGNLSKIADIYNVKADGYTYTRIINPTTRALERRFAAVDRGLDSLAVASGQAATFLALVNLCSGYPGGNIVASKFLYGNSWNLLHNTFRRLGIEARSADPNDPSSFEAQIDDRTLGLFGECVSNPSLVPLPIRELAEIGRRHGIPLIVDNTTTPLVCSPARLGAAFSTYSATKYICGHGTTLGGLIVDHGNFAFDEFPDRFPLMNGPDDAHGDILWHEAITNLDDLGSSPFLLKARMTWLRDTGACSSPFNSFQLIQGLETLPLRMRRHSENALAVAYMLRSHPKVRAVIYPAFFEGRQREVAAELFDPQYGHGAMLTFDVGDAAAGRKLIESVSLAYHVSNVGDARTLITHPVSTTHTTVPREKRLAAGIDDGTIRLCVGIEHSDDIIRDLAGALAAL from the coding sequence ATGCTTGATTTCATACCAAATCCCCAAGCGTCCAAATGGGAAAATCCGGAAACTGCAGTTCTCCATGCTGGCTTCAGGCACGATCCGGCGACAAGGGCGGTAAGCGTTCCCATTTACCAGAATACAGCATATGAGCTCGACGGAAATCTCTCCAAGATCGCTGACATCTACAACGTCAAGGCAGATGGATATACGTACACGCGGATTATTAACCCGACGACGCGTGCCTTGGAACGACGTTTCGCGGCGGTTGATAGGGGCCTCGATTCTCTTGCTGTCGCATCTGGGCAGGCAGCCACGTTTCTCGCCCTAGTGAATTTGTGCAGCGGTTACCCTGGCGGAAATATTGTGGCTTCAAAGTTTCTCTATGGCAACTCTTGGAACCTATTGCACAATACTTTTCGACGTTTGGGTATCGAGGCGCGGAGCGCCGATCCCAACGACCCTTCAAGCTTCGAAGCTCAAATCGACGACCGGACGCTTGGTCTTTTCGGCGAGTGCGTCTCGAACCCGAGTCTGGTGCCGCTTCCAATACGCGAGCTGGCGGAAATTGGCCGCCGGCACGGAATTCCGTTAATCGTGGACAATACAACGACACCTCTCGTTTGCAGTCCGGCAAGGTTGGGCGCAGCATTCTCCACCTATTCCGCAACGAAATATATTTGCGGCCACGGGACGACTCTTGGAGGATTGATCGTCGATCATGGCAATTTCGCTTTCGACGAATTTCCTGATCGATTCCCCCTGATGAACGGGCCCGACGATGCGCATGGCGACATCTTGTGGCATGAGGCGATTACAAATCTGGACGATCTGGGTAGCAGCCCGTTTCTTCTTAAGGCCCGCATGACTTGGTTGCGCGATACCGGCGCATGCTCGAGCCCCTTCAATAGCTTTCAGCTCATTCAGGGACTCGAAACTCTTCCCTTGCGTATGCGTCGCCATAGCGAAAATGCTTTGGCCGTAGCCTACATGCTGCGCAGTCACCCCAAGGTCAGGGCAGTCATCTACCCGGCTTTTTTCGAAGGGCGTCAAAGAGAGGTCGCCGCCGAGCTTTTCGATCCCCAGTACGGCCATGGCGCGATGCTGACCTTTGACGTTGGCGATGCCGCAGCCGGACGCAAACTCATCGAAAGCGTCAGCCTCGCCTATCATGTTTCCAATGTCGGGGACGCCAGAACACTTATCACCCATCCCGTTTCCACCACCCATACGACCGTGCCGCGCGAGAAGCGCTTGGCAGCTGGAATCGATGACGGCACCATCCGCCTCTGCGTTGGTATCGAGCATTCTGACGATATCATCCGTGACCTGGCGGGTGCATTGGCCGCGCTGTAA
- a CDS encoding 2-aminoethylphosphonate--pyruvate transaminase has protein sequence MLFDIGSRDAAFKRITQEIRDQILTIAQAHGSHTVIPIQGSGTFAVEAALTTFIGRGDKALVCINGQYGERILTMLRRNGLAFETLVTPVTEVPDVALVADRLATDPEITHLCFVHCETTTGILNPFSALINVARANGVVTIVDSMSAFGGIAVNAQTDRFDVLISSGNKCLEAPPGLAFAIVANTLLNRKSTHATTYSLDLYDQWLSFERSGEWRTTPPTHIAQALHRALSEHSMEGTEARWARYDRVRERLTKGLRPFGITPILRQELQSPICLALQAKHWISDQESFEYFYNFLAADQIYIYAKLHAPSQTFRIGCIGQIQDDWPDRLIDRVERFAPTVARRDFSRKFACSSLSREQINA, from the coding sequence GCGCAGGCTCACGGCAGTCATACGGTTATTCCGATACAGGGGAGTGGTACCTTTGCCGTTGAGGCGGCGCTCACCACATTCATCGGTCGCGGGGACAAAGCCCTCGTCTGCATCAACGGCCAGTATGGTGAGCGTATACTCACCATGCTGCGGCGTAATGGTCTGGCCTTCGAAACGCTGGTGACGCCTGTAACGGAGGTGCCTGACGTCGCACTGGTGGCGGATCGGCTGGCAACCGATCCAGAAATTACCCACTTGTGCTTCGTGCATTGTGAAACGACCACGGGCATTCTGAACCCATTCAGCGCCTTGATCAATGTTGCCAGAGCAAATGGCGTCGTCACGATCGTCGATTCCATGAGTGCATTCGGCGGTATCGCGGTAAATGCGCAAACAGACAGGTTCGACGTCCTGATTTCCTCAGGAAACAAGTGTCTGGAGGCGCCGCCGGGACTGGCATTTGCAATCGTTGCAAACACGCTTCTCAACCGTAAGTCGACTCACGCAACCACCTACTCCCTGGATCTCTATGATCAGTGGTTGTCGTTCGAGAGATCGGGGGAGTGGCGTACCACTCCTCCGACGCACATAGCGCAAGCGCTCCACCGTGCGCTTTCGGAGCATTCGATGGAAGGCACAGAGGCTCGATGGGCACGCTATGATCGCGTCAGAGAGCGCCTAACAAAAGGCCTTAGGCCATTCGGCATCACGCCCATTCTCAGACAAGAGCTCCAATCGCCGATTTGCCTCGCTCTTCAAGCCAAGCATTGGATATCCGATCAAGAAAGCTTTGAATATTTCTATAACTTTCTCGCCGCAGATCAGATCTACATCTATGCGAAACTGCACGCGCCATCCCAGACCTTTCGTATTGGCTGCATCGGGCAGATCCAAGATGACTGGCCAGATCGTCTGATCGACCGAGTTGAGCGTTTTGCGCCGACGGTCGCCCGCCGGGATTTTTCCAGAAAATTCGCGTGTAGCAGCCTCTCCAGGGAGCAAATCAATGCTTGA